One window from the genome of Streptomyces sp. NBC_00708 encodes:
- a CDS encoding DUF397 domain-containing protein → MGDEAFELEWFKSSYSDSSDGHDCVEVAAAPGSVHVRDSKDLSVSPLAFGETAWAGFVSFAAAR, encoded by the coding sequence ATGGGCGACGAGGCTTTCGAGCTGGAGTGGTTCAAGAGCAGCTACAGCGACAGCAGCGACGGTCACGACTGCGTCGAGGTCGCGGCGGCACCCGGTTCGGTGCACGTCCGCGACTCGAAGGACCTCTCCGTGTCGCCGCTCGCCTTCGGCGAGACCGCGTGGGCCGGGTTCGTCTCGTTCGCCGCAGCCCGCTGA